One window of the Chryseobacterium sp. CY350 genome contains the following:
- the tssD gene encoding type VI secretion system tube protein TssD yields the protein MAANSRGILKFNGSEGQKLLKLNYSVSRSTDVSGRVASDPSNALIKLTIEATEKSDILESLLNGKYKPTSGEITFNKSHEEGTLITLSWENGYVIQHEVEFDAVDENSMLISFIVSAETINYGNSAYKGLWPSS from the coding sequence ATGGCAGCAAATTCAAGAGGAATCTTAAAATTCAACGGTAGCGAAGGGCAAAAATTATTAAAGCTTAATTACAGCGTATCTAGATCTACAGATGTTTCGGGGCGTGTAGCTTCAGATCCTTCAAATGCATTAATCAAACTTACAATTGAGGCAACAGAAAAATCTGATATTCTGGAGTCATTGCTTAACGGAAAGTACAAACCGACATCTGGTGAAATTACTTTTAACAAATCACACGAAGAAGGTACATTAATCACTTTAAGCTGGGAAAACGGATACGTTATACAGCACGAAGTAGAGTTTGATGCAGTAGATGAAAACTCAATGTTGATCAGCTTTATAGTAAGTGCAGAAACCATTAATTATGGTAATTCTGCATACAAAGGTCTTTGGCCATCAAGCTAA
- a CDS encoding cold-shock protein: protein MQQGTVKFFNETKGFGFISPAEGGQDIFVHSSGLNTKMIRENDKVVFDVEKSEKGLNAVNVRLA from the coding sequence ATGCAACAAGGCACAGTAAAATTTTTTAACGAAACAAAAGGTTTCGGATTTATCTCTCCAGCAGAAGGAGGACAAGACATTTTTGTACATTCTTCAGGATTAAACACTAAAATGATTCGTGAGAATGATAAAGTAGTTTTTGACGTAGAAAAAAGCGAAAAAGGATTAAATGCAGTTAATGTAAGACTTGCATAA
- a CDS encoding DEAD/DEAH box helicase, translated as MSFKNLNLINPIIRAATEAGCPMPTELQIKMIPQILDGKDVLCQIARGTERMTSFTMPVLQMLKKNNPDHNDTRVLVLTPTKETALQIEDNFKIYTKYLPLSQLSVYEGISNGTQLSSLRRRLDVLIATPEKLLELDDQRHISLSKIEVLIIDDLEVLLENKADYLKKLMTKLPAKRQNILYSSAISNDVSSFAEKIGSGRIETMKATEYSAVS; from the coding sequence ATGAGTTTTAAGAATCTAAACTTAATCAACCCCATCATTCGCGCTGCTACAGAAGCAGGATGTCCGATGCCTACAGAATTGCAGATCAAGATGATACCGCAGATTCTGGATGGTAAAGATGTACTCTGTCAGATTGCGCGGGGAACCGAAAGGATGACTTCTTTTACAATGCCTGTTCTTCAGATGTTGAAAAAGAATAACCCGGATCATAATGATACAAGAGTTTTGGTTTTGACTCCCACGAAAGAAACTGCATTGCAGATAGAAGATAATTTTAAGATTTATACCAAATATCTTCCTTTATCGCAGCTTTCAGTTTATGAAGGTATTTCAAACGGAACACAGCTTTCTTCGCTCAGAAGAAGATTAGATGTTCTGATTGCAACACCGGAAAAGCTTTTGGAACTTGATGATCAGCGACATATCAGTCTTTCAAAAATAGAAGTTTTGATCATAGACGATTTAGAAGTTTTGTTAGAAAATAAAGCTGATTATCTGAAAAAACTGATGACCAAACTACCTGCTAAAAGACAAAACATATTGTATTCGTCAGCAATTAGCAACGATGTCAGCAGCTTTGCGGAAAAAATCGGCAGCGGCAGAATAGAAACCATGAAAGCCACAGAGTATTCTGCAGTTTCGTAA
- a CDS encoding helix-turn-helix domain-containing protein has protein sequence MVSLRCKMMVQEEIDKLGLQHAVVQLGTVDFPEAVDHDKLEIFRTRLAHLGLELLDDKKSILIEKIKNTITEMIHTADEQPKENYSLYLSEKLEYDYTYLANVFSEVNGYTIQHFIILNKIEKVKELLLYNELNLTEIAYKLNYSSVAHLSFQFKKITGLAPSFYKQLKMKRKKNLEDL, from the coding sequence ATGGTCAGTCTGCGATGCAAGATGATGGTGCAGGAAGAAATTGACAAGCTTGGTTTACAGCATGCCGTTGTACAATTGGGCACAGTGGATTTCCCGGAAGCTGTTGATCATGACAAGCTTGAGATTTTCAGGACGAGATTGGCGCATTTAGGTCTGGAATTACTGGACGACAAAAAAAGTATTTTAATTGAAAAAATCAAAAATACGATTACGGAGATGATTCATACTGCTGATGAGCAGCCAAAAGAGAACTATTCTTTATATCTCAGCGAAAAATTGGAGTATGATTACACTTATCTGGCCAATGTTTTTTCGGAAGTCAACGGCTATACGATTCAGCATTTTATTATTTTAAATAAGATTGAAAAAGTAAAAGAACTGTTGCTTTACAATGAATTAAACCTCACGGAGATTGCTTACAAGCTGAATTACAGCAGTGTTGCGCACTTGTCATTTCAGTTTAAAAAGATCACAGGTCTTGCTCCCTCTTTTTACAAACAGTTAAAAATGAAGAGAAAAAAAAATCTCGAAGATTTATAA
- a CDS encoding acyl-CoA dehydrogenase family protein, which translates to MIESSNKISGETYSEFLDHFKTSLHDLFQRENIDELSLQRGLPPNVWKEIMNLKPLSVAVPTEFGGRGLKVKECLGILSAASYESLPLSLTFGINIALFLEPLAKYGNEAIKEDIFKHFLNYGAMGGLMITEPDFGSDALNMKTQNVQNGDSYDIKGTKHWQGLTGLANYWLITSRSANAEGSLSRDVDFFIADTHQRQQNIEVLEYYDNPGLYMIPYGLNKIDIKVPQENKLIPESTGLKMMLDILHRSRFQFPGMGMGFLKRMLDEALQHTRSRIVGNSNLYALDQVQYQLTRLESFFTLCSAMCAKSSKISGIDYNLSSEGVHANSMKALVTDMMQEAAQILVQLCGGKGYRMSHIGGRGIMDSRPFQIFEGSNEMLYTQISEGILKDMKKKKLDNLGEYLQQNVLSENAAKLYTQNLDFTITTAISQRKMIDLGKVVARIITVNDLLELNNAGFNQKLVDNSVEMTRQEIVTLLASMNHHQDLKPLDDYSENSNWMLLV; encoded by the coding sequence ATGATTGAATCTTCTAACAAGATATCCGGAGAAACGTACTCCGAGTTTCTTGATCATTTTAAAACTTCATTACACGACCTTTTTCAGAGAGAAAATATCGACGAGCTTAGCCTTCAAAGGGGTTTGCCGCCGAACGTATGGAAAGAAATTATGAATCTTAAGCCTTTATCTGTTGCTGTACCGACAGAATTTGGAGGAAGAGGATTGAAAGTGAAAGAATGTTTGGGGATTTTATCGGCTGCATCTTACGAATCTCTGCCGTTGTCTTTAACTTTTGGGATTAACATCGCATTATTTTTAGAGCCTTTGGCAAAATATGGTAATGAAGCTATTAAGGAAGATATTTTCAAGCATTTTTTAAATTACGGCGCAATGGGTGGTTTAATGATCACTGAGCCAGATTTTGGTAGCGATGCTTTAAATATGAAAACGCAAAATGTACAAAATGGAGATTCATATGATATTAAAGGTACAAAACACTGGCAAGGTCTTACCGGTCTTGCAAACTATTGGCTAATCACGTCCAGAAGTGCAAACGCTGAAGGAAGTCTTTCAAGAGATGTAGACTTTTTTATTGCAGACACTCATCAACGGCAGCAAAATATTGAAGTTTTAGAATATTATGACAATCCGGGATTATATATGATCCCATACGGATTAAATAAAATCGATATTAAAGTTCCTCAGGAAAACAAACTTATTCCGGAATCTACTGGTCTGAAAATGATGCTTGATATTCTTCACAGAAGCAGATTTCAGTTTCCGGGAATGGGAATGGGCTTTCTGAAAAGAATGCTTGATGAGGCTTTGCAACATACCAGAAGCAGAATTGTAGGAAATTCAAATCTGTACGCTCTTGATCAGGTGCAATATCAATTGACAAGATTAGAATCATTTTTTACGCTTTGTTCAGCAATGTGTGCCAAAAGTTCTAAGATCAGCGGGATTGATTATAATCTTTCTTCCGAAGGTGTACACGCAAATTCAATGAAAGCTCTGGTGACCGACATGATGCAGGAAGCTGCTCAGATTTTGGTACAGCTATGTGGTGGAAAAGGCTATAGAATGAGCCATATCGGTGGAAGAGGAATTATGGACAGCCGTCCGTTTCAGATTTTTGAAGGTTCAAACGAAATGTTGTACACGCAGATTTCAGAAGGGATTTTGAAAGATATGAAGAAGAAAAAACTCGATAATTTGGGAGAATATCTTCAGCAGAATGTATTAAGCGAAAATGCTGCTAAATTATACACGCAGAATTTAGACTTCACAATAACTACAGCAATCTCTCAAAGAAAAATGATTGATCTTGGGAAAGTTGTCGCCAGAATTATTACGGTAAATGATCTTTTAGAACTGAATAATGCAGGTTTCAACCAAAAACTTGTAGACAATTCTGTGGAAATGACAAGACAGGAAATTGTTACCCTTCTTGCATCAATGAATCATCATCAGGATCTTAAACCTTTGGATGATTATTCTGAAAACAGCAATTGGATGCTCTTAGTTTAA
- a CDS encoding SemiSWEET transporter, translated as MDENILGIVAGVLTSVAMIPQLIKVIRKKNVEDLSWVMIMVLITGLSLWVWYGIIRNELPIIVSNAFAVLVNVTLLICFITFRKKSK; from the coding sequence ATGGATGAAAATATATTGGGAATTGTCGCAGGCGTTCTTACTTCCGTTGCGATGATTCCGCAATTGATCAAAGTAATCAGGAAAAAGAATGTCGAGGACTTATCGTGGGTGATGATTATGGTGTTAATTACCGGACTTTCTCTGTGGGTTTGGTATGGGATTATTCGTAACGAATTGCCAATTATTGTATCAAATGCATTTGCTGTTCTCGTGAATGTAACTCTTCTGATATGTTTTATTACATTCAGAAAGAAAAGTAAGTAA
- a CDS encoding YciE/YciF ferroxidase family protein produces MATKTATPKKTTSVKKTTAPKKSASKTADKTSAKSDAASDLRDFFEDAMKDIYWAEKALAKALPKMEKNATHPDLKKAISNHLAETENHIKRLEDCFKSLGLKPEAKKCDAMQGLLDEGKGIMEETKAGAIRDVGIIAASQKVEHYEIATYGSLAAYAKVLKEKTCLSNFLATLKEEKNCDKLLTQIADTALNSKAK; encoded by the coding sequence ATGGCTACTAAAACAGCAACACCAAAAAAAACAACTTCAGTAAAGAAAACAACGGCTCCGAAAAAGTCCGCATCAAAAACAGCAGATAAAACATCTGCAAAGAGTGATGCTGCATCAGATTTAAGAGATTTTTTCGAAGACGCAATGAAAGACATTTACTGGGCAGAAAAAGCATTAGCTAAAGCTCTTCCAAAGATGGAAAAAAATGCTACTCACCCCGATCTGAAAAAAGCAATCTCTAATCATCTTGCCGAAACCGAAAATCATATTAAGAGATTAGAAGACTGTTTTAAATCGTTAGGATTGAAACCGGAAGCTAAAAAATGTGATGCAATGCAGGGACTTTTAGATGAAGGAAAAGGAATTATGGAAGAAACAAAAGCAGGTGCAATACGTGACGTAGGAATTATTGCAGCTTCTCAAAAAGTAGAACATTACGAAATCGCAACCTACGGAAGTCTTGCAGCTTACGCAAAAGTTCTGAAGGAGAAAACATGCCTTAGTAACTTTCTAGCGACACTAAAAGAAGAGAAAAACTGTGACAAGTTGCTTACTCAAATCGCTGATACGGCATTGAACAGCAAGGCTAAATAA
- a CDS encoding CinA family protein, translating to MEFQQKTLDYISECLITSNETISVAESVTSGMLQLAFSQMPNASMFYKGGMTAYALPEKVRLLNVDENEAEVCDCVSENIAETMALNVAKMFESDWSIATTGYCTPVRNSIYSVFAHYSIAYKGEIIVSKKLELHPKTQALNAQLYYAEFILGCFKSELNNLLILNN from the coding sequence ATGGAATTTCAACAAAAAACTCTCGATTATATCAGTGAATGTCTGATTACCAGTAACGAAACAATTTCTGTTGCTGAAAGTGTAACTTCAGGAATGCTGCAGCTAGCTTTTTCACAGATGCCGAATGCATCTATGTTTTATAAGGGCGGAATGACGGCTTATGCATTGCCCGAAAAAGTACGTCTGCTAAATGTGGATGAGAATGAAGCTGAAGTGTGTGACTGCGTGTCAGAAAATATTGCAGAAACAATGGCTCTCAATGTCGCAAAAATGTTTGAAAGCGACTGGTCAATTGCAACGACAGGATATTGCACGCCAGTGAGAAACTCTATTTACAGTGTCTTTGCACATTATTCAATTGCTTATAAAGGTGAAATAATTGTTTCAAAAAAACTTGAACTTCACCCAAAAACTCAAGCATTGAATGCACAGCTTTATTACGCAGAATTTATCTTAGGATGCTTCAAGAGCGAACTGAATAATCTTCTGATTCTAAACAACTAA
- a CDS encoding catalase, producing MENKEVTNNDKIDQLQDHTTDNSNEKLTTNQGLKINNNQDSLKTDERGATLLEDFILREKITHFDHERIPERIVHARGSGAHGVFKLNKSLAKYTKAKFLNEVGKETPVFVRFSTVAGSAGSTDLARDVRGFAVKFYTDEGNYDLVGNNIPVFFIQDAMKFPDLVHAVKPEPDNAIPQAASAHDTFWDFISLMPESMHMIMWAMSDRAIPRSYRMMEGFGVHSFKFINSEGAVHFVKFHFKPKLGVHSVAWTEAQKISGTDPDFHRRDLWESIEKGAFPEWDFGVQIIPEENEHDFDFDLLDPTKIVPEELVPVQLVGTLTLNRNPDNFFAETEQVAFHPGHLVPGIDFSNDPLLQGRLFSYTDTQLSRLGSPNFHEIPINRSVNTVHNNQRDGHMRQQIVKGKVSYEPNSIGGGCPFQAMMKDGGFASHNERVDGHKVRARSESFVDHYSQAKLFFNSQSTPEKEHLQNALIFELSKVTIPEIRERVVGQLNFINKELAANVAEKLGVEVKKLDKPNGSIPADADPSSLQSEEREPSTKFSEALSMENTVKDTIESRIIGFVMANGVNTQAVKSLKSKLESKGAVVQIIGTSVAPVNADDQTTFVPDHSISSVASVSFDALYICPGEKSVEQLTKPDIKPIVAEFINEAYKHCKAIYFGKDTDEIYKVTNIAKKTHKDRAIIQTSGDNSSDEQFISAVAAHRVWDLEKDRNSMA from the coding sequence ATGGAAAACAAAGAAGTCACTAATAATGACAAAATTGATCAGCTTCAGGATCACACGACAGACAATAGCAATGAAAAACTGACGACCAATCAAGGACTTAAGATTAACAATAATCAGGATTCTTTAAAAACTGATGAAAGAGGAGCTACACTTCTGGAGGATTTTATCCTGAGAGAAAAAATTACTCATTTCGACCACGAAAGAATTCCTGAGAGAATAGTTCATGCCAGAGGTTCTGGTGCGCATGGTGTTTTTAAGCTGAATAAAAGTTTGGCAAAATATACAAAAGCAAAGTTTTTAAATGAAGTAGGAAAAGAAACTCCCGTTTTTGTCAGATTTTCTACGGTTGCGGGAAGTGCAGGAAGTACAGACTTAGCGAGAGACGTTCGGGGATTTGCCGTAAAATTTTATACCGATGAAGGGAATTACGATTTGGTAGGAAACAATATTCCTGTATTTTTTATTCAGGATGCGATGAAGTTTCCGGATTTGGTGCATGCCGTAAAACCGGAACCTGATAACGCGATTCCGCAGGCGGCTTCTGCTCATGATACTTTTTGGGATTTTATCTCATTAATGCCAGAAAGTATGCACATGATTATGTGGGCGATGAGTGATCGCGCGATCCCGAGAAGTTACCGAATGATGGAAGGTTTTGGTGTTCATTCATTTAAATTTATCAATAGTGAAGGAGCGGTGCACTTTGTAAAATTCCATTTTAAACCAAAATTGGGGGTGCATTCTGTTGCATGGACTGAAGCTCAAAAAATATCGGGTACCGATCCGGATTTTCACAGAAGAGATCTTTGGGAATCTATCGAGAAAGGCGCATTCCCTGAATGGGATTTCGGAGTGCAGATCATTCCGGAAGAAAATGAACACGACTTTGACTTTGATCTCCTTGATCCTACAAAAATAGTTCCTGAAGAGCTTGTGCCTGTGCAGTTGGTAGGGACATTAACTTTAAACAGAAATCCGGATAATTTCTTTGCTGAAACAGAGCAGGTTGCATTCCACCCGGGACATTTGGTTCCAGGAATTGATTTTTCTAATGATCCGTTGCTTCAGGGAAGGCTATTTTCTTACACAGATACTCAATTATCAAGATTAGGCTCACCAAATTTCCACGAGATTCCAATCAACAGATCTGTTAATACTGTACATAATAATCAGCGTGACGGTCATATGAGACAGCAGATCGTAAAAGGCAAAGTGAGCTATGAGCCAAATTCTATCGGTGGCGGTTGTCCGTTTCAGGCAATGATGAAAGATGGCGGTTTTGCTTCTCACAATGAAAGAGTAGATGGTCACAAAGTGAGAGCGAGAAGTGAAAGTTTTGTCGATCATTATTCTCAGGCTAAATTATTTTTCAATAGCCAGTCTACACCGGAAAAAGAACATCTTCAAAACGCATTAATTTTTGAGCTTTCGAAAGTTACCATTCCGGAAATCCGAGAAAGAGTAGTGGGTCAACTTAATTTTATTAATAAAGAATTAGCTGCAAATGTTGCGGAAAAATTGGGTGTTGAGGTGAAAAAATTAGACAAACCGAACGGAAGTATTCCAGCAGATGCCGATCCTTCAAGTCTTCAAAGTGAGGAAAGAGAACCATCTACAAAATTTTCTGAAGCTTTGAGCATGGAAAATACCGTAAAAGACACTATTGAGAGCCGAATCATTGGTTTTGTAATGGCAAATGGTGTAAATACTCAGGCTGTAAAATCTCTGAAAAGTAAACTTGAAAGTAAAGGCGCAGTGGTGCAGATTATTGGAACAAGTGTTGCGCCTGTAAATGCAGATGATCAAACGACTTTCGTACCAGATCATTCTATTTCCAGTGTTGCAAGTGTGAGTTTCGATGCGCTTTATATCTGTCCGGGCGAAAAGTCTGTGGAGCAACTGACGAAGCCTGATATCAAACCAATCGTTGCGGAATTCATCAATGAAGCTTACAAACACTGTAAGGCGATCTATTTTGGGAAAGATACTGATGAGATCTATAAAGTGACGAATATTGCAAAAAAGACTCATAAAGATCGTGCAATTATTCAGACTTCAGGAGACAATTCTTCTGATGAACAATTTATTTCTGCCGTGGCTGCTCACAGAGTTTGGGATCTAGAGAAAGATCGTAACTCAATGGCATAG
- a CDS encoding PA2169 family four-helix-bundle protein, which translates to MENKKTVEVLNDLLKITNDRIEGFLKVEDQLWNSYSHLKPDFDRMLSASQDIKSELIGMIRQNGGIAEDTVTTAGAIHRAWIDLKNSFTGDKEKSTLENVVFGEDAAIKAYQDALDSGDLTDEVSRKVLDQLHHLKASYKKFENLEKLNQ; encoded by the coding sequence ATGGAAAACAAAAAAACAGTTGAAGTGCTCAATGATTTACTAAAGATTACCAATGACAGAATAGAAGGTTTTTTAAAAGTTGAAGATCAGCTCTGGAACAGTTATTCTCATCTTAAACCCGATTTCGACAGAATGCTTTCCGCATCGCAAGATATTAAATCTGAATTAATAGGAATGATCAGACAAAATGGAGGAATTGCAGAAGATACTGTTACCACAGCAGGAGCAATTCACAGAGCATGGATCGACCTCAAAAATTCTTTTACGGGAGATAAGGAAAAATCTACCTTAGAAAATGTAGTATTTGGAGAAGATGCGGCAATAAAAGCCTATCAGGATGCTTTAGATAGCGGTGATCTCACTGATGAAGTTTCCAGAAAAGTTCTTGATCAATTGCATCATCTAAAAGCGTCCTATAAAAAATTTGAAAATCTGGAAAAATTAAATCAATAA
- a CDS encoding carbon-nitrogen hydrolase family protein produces MQIDTRTLNIDDYDELVSAMRRAYPKMSEYVWSKKSILKLTKIFQAGQICITVDGKIAAVALSIVVNYEEFDDEHTYSDITGNYTFNTHSSTGNVLYGIEIFVDPIYRELRLGRRLYDARKELCEQLNLKSIILGGRIPDYHKYSHEISPREYIRRVRDKEIYDPVLSFQLSNNFLPIRVLKKYLPEDEGSRENAVLLQWNNIYYSKKPNTMQDSTIRLGLVQWQMRHFKDINAFYEQVEFFVNVMGDYKSDFVLFPELFNTPLLAPFNNLSERDSMIELAKITDEIKAKISDLAISYNVNIISGSMPVFENNDLYNVSYLLHRDGRIDEYRKIHITPNERKYYGMKGGNEIKVFDTDCGKIGLVICYDVEFPELPRLLADQGMKILFVPYLTDTQNAYMRVRHCAAARAIENECYVAIAGCVGNLPGVNNMDIQFGQAAVFTPSDFAFPSNAVKGEATPNTEMTLIVDVDLNLLKDLHYHGSVQILNDRRKDLYETNLKEKPENQENLM; encoded by the coding sequence ATGCAGATAGATACAAGAACACTGAATATTGATGATTATGATGAGCTGGTCTCCGCAATGCGCCGAGCATATCCTAAAATGTCAGAATATGTCTGGTCCAAAAAGAGCATTTTAAAACTTACCAAAATTTTTCAAGCCGGTCAGATTTGCATAACTGTCGACGGAAAAATTGCTGCAGTTGCGCTGTCAATCGTTGTCAATTACGAGGAGTTTGATGACGAGCATACCTATAGTGATATTACAGGAAATTACACATTCAATACCCATTCTTCTACGGGAAATGTTTTGTACGGGATAGAAATTTTTGTAGATCCTATCTATCGCGAACTAAGATTGGGAAGAAGGTTGTATGATGCAAGAAAAGAACTTTGCGAACAATTAAATTTAAAATCCATTATTTTAGGAGGAAGAATTCCAGATTATCATAAATACAGTCATGAAATTTCGCCTAGAGAATACATTCGAAGAGTCAGAGACAAAGAGATTTATGATCCTGTACTTTCTTTTCAGCTTTCAAATAATTTTTTACCGATAAGAGTGTTAAAAAAATACCTTCCGGAAGACGAAGGTTCACGAGAAAACGCCGTTTTACTGCAGTGGAACAATATTTATTACAGTAAGAAACCTAATACGATGCAGGACAGTACGATTCGTCTTGGTTTGGTGCAGTGGCAGATGAGGCATTTCAAAGATATCAATGCATTTTATGAGCAGGTAGAATTTTTTGTGAATGTAATGGGAGATTACAAATCAGATTTTGTCTTGTTTCCAGAGTTGTTCAATACGCCTTTACTCGCGCCTTTTAATAATCTTTCTGAACGCGACAGTATGATCGAGCTGGCAAAAATCACTGACGAAATCAAAGCAAAAATTTCGGATCTGGCAATCAGTTATAATGTCAATATTATTTCGGGAAGTATGCCCGTATTTGAAAATAATGATTTGTACAATGTGAGTTATCTTCTTCATCGTGACGGCCGAATTGATGAATATCGAAAAATTCATATTACGCCCAACGAAAGAAAGTATTACGGAATGAAAGGCGGAAATGAAATAAAAGTGTTTGATACCGATTGCGGAAAAATAGGTCTCGTTATATGCTACGACGTAGAGTTTCCGGAATTACCAAGACTTCTGGCTGACCAGGGGATGAAAATTTTATTTGTGCCTTATCTTACCGATACGCAAAATGCCTACATGAGAGTGCGTCATTGCGCTGCTGCAAGAGCTATTGAAAATGAGTGTTATGTTGCGATTGCAGGATGTGTGGGTAATTTGCCGGGTGTAAATAATATGGATATCCAGTTTGGGCAGGCTGCAGTTTTTACACCGTCAGATTTTGCTTTCCCGTCGAATGCAGTAAAAGGGGAAGCAACTCCTAATACAGAAATGACTTTAATTGTTGATGTTGATTTAAACCTGTTAAAGGATCTGCATTATCACGGTTCGGTTCAGATTCTGAATGACAGAAGAAAAGATCTTTACGAGACAAATTTGAAAGAGAAACCTGAAAATCAGGAAAATTTAATGTAA